In the genome of Pseudomonas sp. P5_109, one region contains:
- the yrfG gene encoding GMP/IMP nucleotidase: MPSLPWSDIDTVLLDMDGTLLDLHFDNHFWMEHLPQRYAELHGVSRAMAEMELQPLFERNAGQLQWYCLDFWSAELKLSVRELKLETAHLIALRPDADTFLAAIKRAGKRVVLITNAHRDALSLKLEKIELAPYFERLISSHDYGFPKENLQFWDALQADIDFDPARSLFIDDTLPILRSARDFGVAHLLAVREPDSRKGPKDTAEFAAVGDYRDLTAGL, from the coding sequence ATGCCTTCATTACCCTGGTCCGACATCGATACCGTTCTGCTGGACATGGACGGCACGCTGCTGGACCTGCATTTCGACAACCACTTCTGGATGGAGCACCTGCCCCAGCGTTACGCCGAACTGCACGGGGTCAGCCGGGCCATGGCCGAAATGGAATTGCAGCCGTTGTTCGAGCGCAATGCCGGCCAGTTACAGTGGTACTGCCTGGACTTCTGGAGCGCCGAACTGAAGCTGTCGGTGCGCGAACTGAAACTGGAGACCGCGCATCTGATCGCCCTGCGTCCGGATGCCGATACCTTTCTGGCGGCGATCAAGCGGGCCGGCAAGCGCGTGGTGCTGATCACCAACGCCCATCGGGATGCGTTGTCGTTGAAGCTGGAAAAAATCGAACTGGCGCCGTACTTCGAGCGTTTGATCAGTTCCCACGACTACGGCTTCCCCAAGGAAAACCTGCAGTTCTGGGATGCGTTGCAAGCCGATATCGATTTCGACCCGGCGCGCAGCCTGTTCATCGACGACACCTTGCCGATCCTGCGCAGCGCACGGGACTTTGGCGTCGCGCATTTGCTGGCCGTGCGTGAGCCGGACAGTCGCAAGGGGCCGAAGGATACGGCGGAGTTTGCGGCGGTCGGGGATTACCGGGATTTGACTGCAGGGCTCTAG
- the nudE gene encoding ADP compounds hydrolase NudE yields the protein MRQKPTILAREIVATSRLFCVEELKLRFSNGVERTYERLVGKGAGYGAVMIVAMLDAEHAVLVEEYCGGTDEYEMSLPKGLIEPGEDVLAAAERELKEEAGFGARQLEHLTELSLSPGYMSQKIQVVLATDLYEASLEGDEPEPMRVDKVNLRELSALAQNPQFTEGRALAALYLARDLLTQRGAFQS from the coding sequence ATGCGCCAGAAACCCACGATACTCGCCCGCGAGATTGTCGCCACCAGTCGATTGTTCTGCGTCGAAGAGCTGAAGTTGCGCTTTTCCAATGGCGTGGAGCGCACCTATGAACGCCTGGTCGGCAAGGGTGCCGGGTACGGCGCGGTGATGATCGTGGCGATGCTCGATGCCGAGCATGCGGTGCTGGTCGAGGAATATTGTGGCGGCACGGATGAATATGAAATGTCGCTGCCCAAGGGCTTGATCGAACCGGGCGAAGACGTGCTGGCGGCCGCCGAGCGTGAACTCAAGGAAGAGGCCGGTTTCGGCGCGCGGCAACTGGAGCACCTGACCGAGCTGTCGCTGTCCCCCGGTTACATGAGCCAGAAGATTCAAGTGGTGCTGGCCACCGACCTCTACGAAGCGAGTCTGGAAGGCGACGAGCCCGAGCCGATGCGGGTGGACAAGGTCAATCTGCGTGAACTCTCGGCGCTGGCGCAAAACCCGCAATTTACCGAAGGCCGTGCCTTGGCGGCGCTGTACCTGGCCCGAGACCTGTTGACTCAGCGCGGAGCGTTCCAGTCATGA
- the cysQ gene encoding 3'(2'),5'-bisphosphate nucleotidase CysQ → MNFPHPLMAPVIELALQAGEAILPFWRTGTAVTAKADDSPVTAADLAAHHLILAGLTALDPSIPVLSEEDANIPQSVRAGWQRWWLVDPLDGTKEFINGSEEFTVNIALIENGRVVFGVVSMPTNGRFYVGGADLGAWRGDKGGTPVAIKVRDALVPGESFTVVASRRHSSPEQERLLAGLSASLGELQLANIGSSLKFCLLAEGAADCYPRLAPTSQWDTAAAQGVLEGAGGAVLELSGEPFSYPARESLLNAFFLALPAKAAWRDKLLELARS, encoded by the coding sequence ATGAATTTCCCGCATCCGTTGATGGCGCCGGTCATCGAGCTGGCCTTGCAGGCGGGCGAGGCGATCCTGCCGTTCTGGCGCACAGGCACGGCCGTCACGGCGAAGGCTGATGATTCGCCGGTGACCGCTGCTGACCTGGCCGCGCACCACCTGATTCTGGCCGGGCTGACGGCGCTCGATCCGAGCATCCCGGTGCTGTCCGAAGAGGACGCCAACATTCCCCAAAGCGTGCGGGCCGGATGGCAGCGCTGGTGGCTGGTCGATCCGCTGGACGGCACCAAGGAATTCATCAACGGCAGCGAAGAGTTCACCGTCAACATCGCCCTGATTGAAAATGGTCGAGTGGTGTTCGGTGTGGTGTCGATGCCGACCAACGGTCGTTTCTATGTCGGAGGCGCCGACCTCGGTGCCTGGCGTGGCGATAAAGGTGGCACGCCGGTGGCGATCAAGGTGCGTGATGCGCTGGTGCCAGGTGAGTCGTTCACCGTGGTCGCCAGCCGTCGCCATTCCAGCCCGGAGCAGGAGCGTTTGCTGGCGGGGCTGAGTGCAAGCCTTGGCGAGCTGCAACTGGCCAATATCGGCAGTTCGCTGAAGTTTTGCCTGCTGGCCGAAGGGGCGGCGGATTGCTATCCGCGCCTGGCTCCGACTTCGCAGTGGGACACGGCGGCGGCACAAGGCGTGCTGGAAGGTGCCGGCGGTGCGGTGCTGGAGTTGAGCGGTGAACCGTTCAGCTATCCGGCGCGGGAGTCGCTGTTGAATGCATTCTTCCTGGCGTTGCCGGCGAAGGCGGCGTGGCGGGATAAGCTGCTGGAATTGGCCCGCTCCTGA
- a CDS encoding YiiD C-terminal domain-containing protein, producing MSRDSRQLESVLHHDIPLTRDMGLKVLDWHDQQLRLHLPLEANVNHKSTMFGGSLYCGAVLAGWGWLHLRLKEEGITDGHIVIQEGQISYPLPVTGDANAICQAPDPVIWKKFLTTFQRYSRARLTLHTRVVNEGRDEDAVRFVGQYVLHR from the coding sequence ATGAGCCGCGACAGTCGACAACTGGAATCAGTCCTCCATCACGACATTCCCCTCACCCGGGACATGGGCCTCAAAGTGCTCGACTGGCATGACCAGCAACTGCGCCTGCACTTGCCGCTGGAAGCCAACGTCAACCACAAGAGCACCATGTTCGGCGGCAGCCTGTATTGCGGCGCGGTCCTGGCCGGTTGGGGCTGGCTGCATCTGCGCCTCAAGGAAGAAGGCATTACCGACGGGCACATCGTGATTCAGGAAGGGCAGATCAGCTATCCGCTGCCGGTGACGGGCGATGCCAACGCCATTTGCCAGGCGCCGGATCCGGTGATCTGGAAGAAATTCCTGACCACCTTCCAGCGCTACAGCCGAGCGCGGTTGACCCTGCATACGCGGGTCGTCAATGAAGGCCGTGATGAGGATGCGGTGAGGTTTGTCGGGCAGTATGTGCTGCACCGCTGA
- a CDS encoding sigma-54 dependent transcriptional regulator: MTIDNRIQVVLIDDDPHLRQALSQTLDLAGLKILPLAEAKGLAAQLERDWPGVVVSDIRMPGMDGLELLSELHAQDPELPVLLITGHGDVPLAVQAMRAGAYDFLEKPFASDALLDSVRRALALRRLVLDNRSLRLALSDRNELSTRLVGHSPSMLRLREQIGALAATKADVLILGETGAGKEVVARALHDLSNRRNGPFVAINAGALAESVVESELFGHEPGAFTGAQKRRIGKFEFANGGTLFLDEIESMSLDVQVKLLRLLQERVVERLGGNQLIPLDIRIIAATKEDLRQAADQGRFRADLYYRLNVAPLRIPPLRERGEDALMLFQHFADEASARHGLPPHELQPGQRALLLRHTWPGNVRELQNAAERFALGLELALDNSASDGSADNRVEVVSGGLSEQVENFERTLIAAELARSHSSVRSVAEALGIPRKTLHDKLRKHGLSFTDSGASAHPDDLD, from the coding sequence ATGACCATCGACAACCGCATTCAGGTCGTGTTGATCGACGACGATCCCCATCTGCGCCAGGCCCTGAGCCAGACGCTGGATCTGGCCGGCCTGAAAATCCTGCCGCTGGCCGAAGCCAAGGGCCTGGCCGCGCAACTGGAGCGTGACTGGCCGGGTGTGGTGGTTAGCGACATCCGCATGCCCGGCATGGATGGCCTGGAACTGCTGAGCGAACTGCACGCCCAAGACCCCGAGCTGCCGGTGCTGCTTATCACCGGCCACGGTGATGTGCCGCTGGCCGTGCAGGCCATGCGCGCCGGCGCCTATGATTTCTTGGAAAAGCCGTTTGCCAGCGACGCCCTGCTCGACAGCGTGCGTCGCGCGTTAGCCCTGCGCCGACTGGTGCTGGACAACCGCAGCCTGCGACTGGCCTTGAGCGACCGCAATGAACTGAGCACCCGTCTGGTTGGCCACTCACCTTCGATGCTGCGCCTACGCGAGCAGATCGGCGCCCTGGCCGCGACCAAGGCCGATGTGTTGATCCTCGGCGAAACTGGCGCCGGCAAAGAAGTCGTGGCCCGGGCACTGCACGATTTATCGAACCGTCGCAACGGACCGTTCGTGGCGATCAACGCCGGTGCCCTGGCCGAATCGGTGGTCGAGAGCGAGCTGTTCGGCCACGAGCCCGGCGCCTTCACTGGCGCGCAGAAACGCCGTATCGGCAAGTTCGAATTCGCCAACGGCGGCACGCTGTTCCTCGATGAAATCGAAAGCATGAGCCTGGATGTGCAGGTAAAACTGTTGCGCTTGCTGCAAGAACGGGTGGTCGAACGCCTGGGCGGCAACCAGCTGATCCCACTGGACATCCGCATCATCGCCGCGACCAAGGAAGACCTGCGCCAGGCGGCGGATCAAGGGCGTTTCCGTGCCGACTTGTATTACCGCCTGAACGTCGCACCGCTACGGATTCCACCACTGCGCGAACGGGGCGAAGATGCGCTGATGCTGTTCCAGCATTTCGCCGATGAAGCCAGTGCCCGCCACGGTTTGCCGCCCCATGAACTGCAACCGGGGCAACGTGCCTTGCTGCTGCGCCACACCTGGCCCGGCAACGTGCGCGAGCTGCAAAATGCCGCCGAACGTTTTGCCCTCGGGCTGGAACTGGCCCTCGACAACAGCGCGTCGGATGGCAGCGCTGACAACAGGGTCGAAGTCGTCAGCGGCGGTTTGAGCGAGCAAGTGGAGAACTTCGAAAGAACCCTAATCGCCGCCGAACTGGCACGCTCGCACAGCTCCGTGCGCAGCGTTGCCGAAGCCCTTGGCATTCCGCGCAAGACCCTGCACGACAAACTGCGCAAACACGGTCTGAGTTTCACCGACAGTGGCGCCTCGGCCCACCCTGACGACCTCGACTGA
- a CDS encoding sensor histidine kinase: MTPTLPPRPRWRSLALLALCLAPLLWPLEHLAERYYRSELASQNRQTLDLYVANLLGTLHRYEVLPQILGDLPALRAVLGAPDDGVTQGNANRLLKNIATQTGAEVMYLMDATGKTLAASNWDKHDSFVGRNFSFRPYFSEAMAGRLGRFFGLGTTSAKRGYFFAAGVRDGEKIVGVLVVKVDLDHTESLWGKTPEQLLLTDHNGVVILTSRPEWRFRSTRPLNEEESKAITAIQPYPTRDPKPLKLNPNAWLTQTQQIAETGWDVSILAPRTLIDRPVRTVVAIGGATLLVLMLLLGLMMQRRRHYLERIAFEGKARRELEGRVAERTSDLEGLNRRLKQEVLEREQAQQELVRAQDDLVQAGKLSALGTMSASISHELNQPLAAIRSYAENAEVLLDHQRTDDARGNLKLISELTGRMASIIAHLRAFARRDRHAPESVALQPALDDALALLAKRRRSMDVELIRDLPAATLWVEAGETRLRQVLGNLLANALDALTEKGPPRKLWLSAQSTADGVNLYIRDNGPGFCMEALGRASEPFYTTKTRTQGLGLGLAICETLMRAFGGELSFANHKEGGALITLKLRPGAPGVSLQPSEDRSA, encoded by the coding sequence ATGACCCCGACCCTTCCCCCCAGACCCCGTTGGCGCAGCCTGGCCCTGCTGGCACTGTGCCTGGCGCCCTTGCTGTGGCCGCTGGAGCATCTGGCCGAGCGTTACTACCGTAGCGAGTTGGCCAGTCAGAATCGCCAGACCCTCGACCTCTATGTCGCCAACCTGCTGGGTACCCTGCACCGCTATGAAGTGCTGCCGCAGATCCTCGGCGACCTGCCAGCCCTGCGCGCCGTGCTCGGAGCACCGGACGATGGCGTCACCCAGGGCAACGCCAACCGCCTGCTGAAAAACATCGCCACCCAGACCGGCGCCGAAGTCATGTACCTGATGGACGCCACCGGCAAGACCCTGGCCGCCTCCAACTGGGACAAGCACGACAGTTTCGTCGGGCGCAATTTTTCCTTCCGGCCGTATTTCAGCGAAGCCATGGCCGGGCGACTCGGGCGTTTTTTCGGTTTGGGCACTACCTCCGCCAAACGCGGTTACTTCTTCGCCGCCGGCGTACGCGATGGCGAGAAAATCGTCGGCGTGCTGGTGGTCAAGGTCGACCTCGACCACACCGAAAGCCTCTGGGGCAAAACCCCGGAACAACTGCTGCTGACCGACCACAACGGCGTGGTCATTCTCACCTCGCGACCAGAGTGGCGATTCCGCTCGACCCGCCCGTTGAACGAGGAAGAAAGCAAGGCCATCACTGCGATCCAACCCTATCCAACCCGCGATCCAAAACCGCTGAAGCTCAATCCCAATGCCTGGCTGACCCAGACCCAGCAAATCGCCGAAACCGGCTGGGACGTCAGCATCCTCGCCCCGCGCACCTTGATCGACCGCCCGGTGCGCACGGTGGTGGCCATCGGCGGTGCAACGCTGCTGGTGTTGATGCTGCTGCTCGGCCTGATGATGCAGCGCCGTCGCCATTACCTCGAACGCATTGCCTTTGAAGGCAAGGCCCGCCGCGAGCTGGAAGGTCGGGTCGCCGAGCGCACCAGCGATCTCGAGGGCCTGAACCGGCGCCTGAAACAGGAAGTGCTGGAACGCGAACAAGCCCAGCAGGAACTGGTACGCGCCCAGGATGACCTGGTGCAGGCCGGCAAATTGTCGGCACTGGGTACGATGTCGGCGAGCATCAGCCACGAACTCAATCAGCCGCTGGCAGCGATTCGCAGCTACGCGGAAAACGCCGAGGTGCTGCTCGATCACCAGCGCACCGACGATGCCCGCGGCAACCTCAAATTGATCAGCGAACTGACCGGGCGCATGGCCTCGATCATCGCCCACCTGCGCGCCTTCGCCCGACGCGACCGCCACGCCCCGGAAAGCGTCGCCCTGCAACCGGCGCTAGACGATGCCCTGGCCTTGCTGGCCAAGCGCCGACGCAGCATGGACGTCGAGCTGATCCGAGATCTGCCAGCCGCCACCCTGTGGGTCGAGGCCGGGGAAACCCGCCTGCGCCAGGTACTCGGTAATCTACTGGCCAACGCCCTGGATGCCCTGACGGAAAAAGGCCCGCCACGTAAACTCTGGCTAAGTGCCCAATCCACGGCCGATGGCGTCAACCTGTACATTCGCGACAATGGCCCCGGCTTTTGCATGGAAGCCCTTGGGCGCGCCAGCGAGCCGTTCTACACCACCAAGACCCGCACCCAGGGCCTGGGGTTGGGGCTGGCGATTTGCGAAACCCTGATGCGCGCCTTCGGCGGTGAACTGTCGTTCGCCAACCACAAGGAGGGCGGCGCCCTGATTACCCTGAAGCTGCGCCCAGGCGCACCGGGCGTGAGCCTGCAACCGTCCGAGGACCGAAGTGCATGA
- the rfbC gene encoding dTDP-4-dehydrorhamnose 3,5-epimerase: protein MNVVTTDLPGVLILEPKVFGDERGFFYESFNARAFKEATGLDTEFVQDNHSRSQKGVLRGLHYQLENTQGKLVRVTVGEVLDVAVDIRRSSPHFGKWVAVRLSSDNHRQLWVPEGFAHGFVVLSEFAEFLYKTTDYYTPSAERSIRWDDPDLAIDWQLQGTPQLSAKDQAGVFFKDADVFA from the coding sequence ATGAATGTAGTGACCACCGACCTGCCCGGTGTTCTGATCCTCGAACCCAAGGTCTTTGGTGACGAACGTGGTTTCTTCTACGAAAGCTTCAACGCCAGGGCCTTCAAGGAGGCCACCGGACTGGACACTGAATTCGTTCAAGACAACCACTCCCGTTCGCAGAAGGGCGTGCTGCGCGGCCTGCATTACCAGCTGGAAAATACCCAGGGAAAACTGGTCCGCGTCACGGTCGGTGAAGTGCTGGACGTAGCCGTAGACATCCGTCGCAGCTCGCCGCATTTCGGTAAATGGGTCGCCGTGCGCCTGTCCTCCGACAATCATCGTCAGCTCTGGGTGCCGGAAGGTTTCGCCCACGGGTTCGTGGTATTGAGCGAATTTGCCGAGTTCCTGTACAAAACCACCGACTACTACACGCCATCGGCCGAGCGCAGCATTCGCTGGGACGACCCGGACCTGGCCATCGACTGGCAACTGCAAGGCACGCCGCAGCTGTCGGCGAAAGATCAGGCCGGGGTATTTTTCAAGGATGCCGACGTCTTTGCCTGA
- a CDS encoding aminotransferase has translation MPLATLIHRASLPSPQVSAEQALELLEEHYGFSGRLQALGSQQDLNYRVDSEQGRFVLKICRGDYAVLELQAQHAGLKHLGAHPDVQVPRVISAKNGADLLSLDVGGQAVHVRLLDYIEGQPLTSLDYFTPTVVSGFGRLCGEMDLALADFDHPGLVRTLQWDARHAHALIAHLLPVIKDEALRKLIVEASEQAERHLQPLEAKLPVQAIHMDITDDNVVWQRDAQRHWQLQGVIDFGDLVRTWRITDLSVTCAALLHHGEGDPFCILPAIQAYHAVNPLQHEELLALWPLIVARAAVLVLSGEQQVSIDPGNAYSRDNLVHEWEIFRVATSVPLALMEAAILTAVGHNLPTIGSEGFAPLLPSLVGREFALIDLGVLSPHFEAGNWEQEGVDQRLLDEAAAAHGLAASRYGQYRLSHTRPDSATEPDTCPLHVELRVPQGTAVEAPFAGVVHHPLAGVLQLDGPQLSVRLWGVTPSLHSGAALVKGQVLGSVSGPLLVQLCRGASIDAPLFCAPSRAAAWQVLCPSPAAMLGLACDAEAELDGPTLLARRDASFARTQKHYYVDPPRIERGWRNHLIDMQGRSYLDMLNNVAVLGHGHPRMAAVASRQWSLLNTNSRFNYAAVAEFSERLLKLSPDGMDRVFLVNSGSEANDLAIRLAWAYSGGRDVLSVLEAYHGWTVGADSVSTSIADNPKALSSRPDWVHPVTAPNTYRGEFRGPDSAPDYVRSVEHNLAKIAGQKRQLAGFICEPVYGNAGGISLPPGYLQQVYGMVRAQGGVCIADEVQVGYGRMGDFFWGFEEQGVVPDIITMAKGMGNGQPLGAVITRREIAEALEAEGYFFSSAGGSPVSCQVGMAVLDVMEEEKLWENAQVVGGHFKKRLEALIDIHPLVGAVHGSGFYLGVELIRNRETLEPATEETTALCDRLRELGIFMQPTGDYLNILKIKPPMVTSRQSVDFFVDMLSKVLTEGL, from the coding sequence ATGCCGCTCGCCACGTTGATTCATCGCGCCAGTTTGCCTAGCCCGCAGGTGTCTGCGGAGCAGGCGCTAGAGCTGCTGGAAGAGCATTACGGGTTCAGCGGGCGGTTGCAGGCTCTCGGCAGCCAGCAAGACCTCAACTACCGCGTCGACAGCGAGCAGGGACGTTTCGTCCTGAAAATCTGCCGTGGCGACTACGCGGTACTGGAGCTCCAGGCACAACATGCCGGGCTCAAGCACCTGGGCGCGCACCCCGATGTCCAAGTGCCGCGTGTTATCTCGGCGAAAAACGGCGCAGACCTGCTGTCTCTGGACGTGGGTGGCCAGGCGGTGCACGTTCGCCTGCTCGACTACATCGAAGGCCAGCCGCTGACCAGCCTCGATTATTTCACCCCGACGGTGGTGTCCGGCTTCGGTCGCCTGTGCGGCGAGATGGACCTGGCCCTGGCTGATTTCGACCATCCGGGCCTGGTGCGAACCCTGCAGTGGGACGCCCGCCATGCTCACGCCCTGATCGCGCACTTGCTGCCGGTGATCAAGGATGAAGCCCTGCGCAAACTGATCGTCGAAGCGTCCGAACAAGCCGAACGACATTTGCAGCCGCTGGAAGCCAAGCTGCCGGTGCAGGCCATTCACATGGACATCACCGACGACAACGTGGTTTGGCAGCGCGATGCGCAACGCCATTGGCAGTTGCAAGGCGTGATCGATTTCGGCGACCTGGTGCGCACCTGGCGCATTACCGATCTGTCGGTGACCTGCGCCGCGCTGCTGCATCATGGCGAGGGCGATCCGTTCTGCATTTTGCCGGCAATCCAGGCCTATCACGCAGTCAACCCGTTGCAACACGAGGAGTTGCTGGCGCTGTGGCCGCTGATCGTCGCCCGCGCGGCGGTGCTGGTACTCAGTGGCGAACAGCAGGTCAGCATCGATCCGGGCAATGCCTACAGCCGCGATAACCTGGTCCATGAGTGGGAAATCTTCCGTGTGGCCACGTCGGTGCCGTTGGCGTTGATGGAAGCGGCGATCCTCACGGCCGTCGGCCACAACCTGCCCACCATCGGCAGCGAAGGCTTTGCACCGCTGTTGCCGAGCCTGGTGGGACGTGAGTTCGCCTTGATCGACCTGGGTGTGCTCAGCCCGCATTTCGAGGCCGGGAACTGGGAACAGGAGGGAGTCGATCAGCGCCTGCTGGATGAAGCGGCCGCGGCACACGGCCTGGCGGCCAGCCGCTACGGACAATACCGCCTGTCCCACACCCGCCCGGACAGCGCCACTGAACCGGACACTTGCCCGTTGCACGTCGAGTTGCGCGTGCCTCAGGGCACGGCGGTCGAAGCGCCGTTTGCCGGGGTGGTGCATCACCCGTTGGCGGGTGTGTTGCAGCTGGACGGCCCGCAATTGAGTGTGCGGCTTTGGGGCGTCACGCCGTCGCTGCACAGCGGCGCGGCACTGGTCAAAGGCCAGGTATTGGGTTCGGTCAGCGGGCCTTTGCTCGTGCAGTTGTGCCGTGGCGCGTCGATCGATGCGCCGTTGTTCTGTGCACCTTCGCGCGCAGCGGCCTGGCAAGTGTTGTGCCCATCACCGGCAGCCATGTTGGGCTTGGCCTGTGATGCCGAAGCCGAGCTCGATGGACCGACCTTGCTGGCCCGGCGCGATGCCAGCTTCGCCCGCACGCAAAAACACTATTACGTCGACCCGCCGCGCATCGAGCGTGGCTGGCGCAACCATTTGATCGACATGCAGGGCCGTTCCTACCTCGACATGCTCAACAACGTCGCGGTGTTGGGTCACGGCCATCCACGCATGGCGGCGGTCGCCAGTCGCCAGTGGTCATTGCTCAACACCAACTCGCGCTTCAACTACGCAGCCGTGGCTGAGTTCTCCGAACGGTTGCTGAAGTTGTCCCCTGACGGCATGGACCGCGTGTTCCTGGTCAACAGCGGCAGCGAGGCCAATGACCTGGCGATTCGACTGGCGTGGGCCTACAGCGGCGGGCGCGACGTGCTCAGCGTGCTGGAGGCCTATCACGGCTGGACGGTTGGCGCGGACTCGGTGTCGACCTCGATCGCCGACAACCCCAAGGCCTTGAGCAGCCGCCCGGACTGGGTGCACCCGGTAACAGCGCCGAACACCTATCGCGGTGAGTTCCGTGGACCTGACAGTGCGCCGGACTACGTACGCAGCGTCGAACACAACCTGGCGAAAATCGCCGGGCAGAAACGCCAGCTGGCCGGTTTCATCTGCGAACCGGTGTACGGCAATGCCGGCGGTATCTCGCTGCCACCGGGCTACTTGCAGCAGGTCTATGGCATGGTCCGGGCGCAGGGCGGCGTGTGCATCGCCGACGAAGTGCAGGTCGGCTACGGGCGCATGGGCGATTTTTTCTGGGGCTTCGAAGAGCAGGGCGTGGTGCCGGATATCATCACCATGGCCAAGGGCATGGGCAACGGCCAGCCACTGGGCGCGGTCATCACTCGCCGGGAGATCGCCGAGGCGCTGGAGGCCGAGGGTTACTTCTTCTCGTCCGCCGGCGGCAGCCCGGTCAGTTGCCAGGTCGGCATGGCCGTGCTGGATGTAATGGAAGAGGAAAAACTCTGGGAGAACGCCCAGGTCGTTGGCGGGCACTTCAAGAAGCGCCTCGAAGCGTTGATCGATATTCATCCGTTAGTGGGCGCGGTGCACGGTTCCGGTTTCTACCTGGGTGTCGAACTGATCCGCAACCGCGAAACCCTGGAGCCGGCCACCGAAGAAACCACCGCGCTGTGCGATCGCTTGCGTGAACTGGGGATCTTCATGCAGCCGACCGGCGATTACCTGAACATCCTCAAGATCAAGCCACCGATGGTCACTTCGCGCCAGAGCGTGGATTTCTTCGTGGACATGCTGTCGAAGGTGCTCACAGAGGGGTTGTAA